Proteins found in one Streptomyces sp. CB09001 genomic segment:
- a CDS encoding DUF389 domain-containing protein, translated as MPGQLRAMVLPDRQRRSLDDLQEDLDLSSGDSRSKQSAFWTMLTLSAVIAACGILTDSTATVIGAMIIAPLSTPIMGIALGAVRRRRSTAAAFVALGCLLVILVGAVASLVVPQSYDLLTNGQIAGRTSPGLLDLVSALATGFAGAVALARKDVAAVLPGVAIAISLVPPLVVTGVCAGQAAWWLALGALVLFLSNLFALVFAGMVVFTVLAYARTAGRRSHRRPRRAHVMLGLLFTAVLLPLGANTVATVLLNTWTLRAKSAAERWLTHSPGATVTSVDAQSRTLYIHVRGPDELPPLQDLLNDLEGQIPDGVPIVVDTTRGRQIAAGRVGG; from the coding sequence ATGCCCGGCCAACTCCGCGCCATGGTCCTGCCGGACCGGCAACGCCGATCCCTGGACGACCTCCAGGAAGACCTCGATCTCTCGTCCGGCGACAGCCGGTCGAAGCAGTCGGCGTTCTGGACCATGCTCACGCTCTCCGCGGTCATCGCCGCGTGCGGCATCCTGACGGACTCCACCGCCACCGTCATCGGCGCGATGATCATCGCTCCGCTCTCCACACCCATCATGGGCATCGCCCTCGGGGCCGTGCGGCGCCGCCGCAGCACCGCCGCCGCCTTCGTGGCCCTCGGGTGCCTGCTGGTGATCCTGGTCGGGGCGGTGGCCTCACTGGTGGTGCCCCAGTCCTACGATTTGCTGACCAACGGCCAGATCGCTGGCCGGACCTCGCCGGGACTGCTGGACCTGGTCTCCGCCCTTGCCACGGGCTTCGCCGGGGCCGTGGCACTGGCCCGCAAGGACGTCGCCGCCGTACTGCCGGGGGTGGCCATCGCGATCTCGCTCGTACCGCCCCTGGTGGTCACCGGCGTCTGCGCCGGCCAGGCGGCGTGGTGGCTCGCGCTGGGCGCCCTGGTGCTCTTCCTGTCCAACCTCTTCGCCCTCGTCTTCGCCGGCATGGTCGTCTTCACCGTCCTCGCCTACGCCCGGACCGCCGGCCGGCGGTCCCACCGCCGGCCGCGCCGCGCCCACGTCATGCTCGGGCTGCTCTTCACGGCCGTCCTGCTCCCCCTGGGCGCCAACACGGTCGCCACCGTGCTGCTCAACACCTGGACCCTCAGGGCCAAGAGCGCCGCCGAACGGTGGCTCACGCACAGCCCGGGCGCGACGGTCACCAGCGTCGACGCGCAGTCCAGAACCCTGTACATCCACGTCCGCGGCCCCGACGAACTGCCCCCGCTCCAAGACCTGCTGAACGACCTGGAGGGCCAGATCCCCGACGGCGTCCCCATCGTGGTCGACACCACCCGCGGCCGACAGATCGCGGCCGGACGAGTCGGCGGGTAA
- a CDS encoding TetR/AcrR family transcriptional regulator, with translation MSPSTEAARNPSEARARLLGTATRIFYAEGIHSVGIDRLTAEAQVTRATLYRHFSGKEDLVLAYLDQADRGIRAQVAAAMDGGPSAAGQVRAVARSIVDGIRSPGFRGCAFLNAVAEYPDPEHPVHQAVLAHRQWFLDTVTELLAQAGDGDGVAAGRHLVMLRDGAMAAGCLFDPELVSATFLHGVEGVLRDVSEKSSA, from the coding sequence ATGAGCCCGAGCACGGAAGCCGCCCGCAACCCCTCCGAAGCGCGAGCCCGGCTGCTCGGCACCGCCACGAGGATCTTCTACGCCGAGGGGATCCACTCCGTCGGCATCGACCGGCTCACCGCGGAGGCGCAGGTCACCCGCGCCACGCTGTACCGGCACTTCTCGGGCAAGGAAGACCTCGTCCTCGCCTACCTCGACCAGGCCGACCGGGGCATCCGGGCGCAGGTGGCCGCGGCCATGGACGGCGGTCCGTCCGCCGCCGGGCAGGTCCGGGCCGTCGCGCGGTCCATCGTGGACGGGATCCGGTCCCCCGGTTTCCGCGGCTGCGCCTTCCTGAACGCCGTGGCCGAGTACCCGGACCCGGAGCACCCCGTGCACCAGGCGGTGCTGGCCCACCGGCAGTGGTTCCTGGACACCGTCACGGAGCTGCTGGCGCAGGCCGGCGACGGTGACGGCGTCGCCGCCGGGCGGCACCTCGTCATGCTCCGGGACGGCGCGATGGCGGCCGGGTGCCTCTTCGACCCGGAGCTGGTCTCCGCGACCTTCCTGCACGGCGTGGAAGGAGTCCTGAGGGACGTCTCGGAAAAATCTTCCGCCTGA
- a CDS encoding YciI family protein yields the protein MAKYLLLKHYRGAPAPANDVPMDQWTPDEISAHIQYMNDFAARLEKTGEFVDGQALAPEGTWVRYDGEGRPPVTDGPFAETKDLIAGWMVIDVDDYERAVELAGELSAAPGAGGRPIHEWLELRPFMGAHPTVTE from the coding sequence ATGGCCAAGTACCTGCTGCTCAAGCACTACCGGGGCGCCCCGGCACCGGCCAACGACGTGCCCATGGACCAGTGGACGCCGGACGAGATCTCGGCGCACATCCAATACATGAACGACTTCGCGGCCCGGCTCGAGAAGACCGGCGAGTTCGTCGACGGGCAGGCACTCGCCCCCGAGGGGACGTGGGTGCGGTACGACGGTGAGGGGCGGCCGCCGGTCACCGACGGGCCGTTCGCCGAGACCAAGGACCTCATCGCCGGCTGGATGGTGATCGACGTCGACGACTACGAGCGCGCCGTCGAGCTGGCCGGGGAGCTGTCCGCCGCTCCGGGCGCGGGCGGGAGGCCGATCCACGAGTGGCTGGAGCTGCGCCCGTTCATGGGCGCGCACCCCACCGTCACGGAGTGA
- a CDS encoding DUF6596 domain-containing protein: protein MDEALIRRLTPGVLTVLVRRGADFAAAEDAVQDALVEAVRGWPADPPRDPKGWLVTVAWRRFLDAARADTARRRREDRVEEEPAPGPAPDADDTLQLYFLCAHPSLTPSSAVALTLRAVGGLTTRQIARAYLVPEATMAQRVSRAKRTVSGVRFDRPGDVATVLRVLYLVFNEGYSGDVDLAAEAIRLTRQLAASVDHPEVAGLLALMLLHHARRAARTAPDGSLVPLAEQDRGRWDTASIAEGVEILQAALARDRLGEFQAQAAIAALHADAPTAGETDWVQIVEWYDELARLTDSPVVRLNRAVAVGEADGPRAGLAALAALDDTLPRHTAVAAYLHERDGDPDTAARLYAEAAHKAPDLAERDHLTRQAARLNSRRRTGR from the coding sequence ATGGACGAGGCCCTGATCAGGAGGCTCACCCCCGGCGTGCTGACCGTCCTCGTCCGCCGCGGGGCCGACTTCGCGGCGGCCGAGGACGCGGTCCAGGACGCGCTGGTCGAGGCGGTCCGCGGCTGGCCGGCCGACCCGCCGCGAGACCCGAAGGGGTGGCTCGTCACCGTGGCCTGGCGGCGGTTCCTCGACGCGGCCCGCGCCGACACCGCCCGCCGGCGGCGCGAGGACCGCGTCGAGGAGGAGCCGGCGCCCGGACCGGCGCCGGACGCGGACGACACGCTCCAGCTGTACTTCCTGTGCGCGCATCCCTCGCTGACCCCGTCCTCCGCCGTCGCGCTCACCCTGCGCGCCGTCGGCGGGCTGACCACCCGGCAGATCGCGCGGGCGTACCTGGTGCCCGAGGCGACGATGGCCCAGCGCGTCAGCCGGGCCAAGCGCACCGTGTCCGGTGTCCGGTTCGACCGGCCAGGCGATGTCGCCACCGTGCTGCGCGTGCTCTACCTGGTCTTCAACGAGGGCTACTCCGGTGACGTCGACCTGGCCGCCGAGGCCATCCGGCTCACCCGGCAGCTCGCCGCCTCCGTCGACCATCCCGAGGTGGCGGGGCTGCTGGCGCTGATGCTGCTCCACCACGCCCGGCGCGCGGCCCGGACCGCGCCCGACGGCAGCCTGGTGCCGCTCGCCGAGCAGGACCGCGGCCGGTGGGACACCGCGTCGATCGCCGAGGGGGTGGAGATCCTGCAGGCGGCGCTCGCCCGGGACCGGCTGGGCGAGTTCCAGGCCCAGGCCGCGATCGCCGCCCTGCACGCCGACGCGCCCACCGCCGGGGAGACCGACTGGGTGCAGATCGTGGAGTGGTACGACGAGCTCGCGCGGCTGACCGACAGCCCCGTCGTCCGGCTCAACCGCGCGGTCGCCGTCGGGGAGGCCGACGGGCCGCGCGCCGGACTGGCGGCACTCGCGGCGCTGGACGACACGCTGCCCCGCCACACCGCGGTGGCGGCGTACCTGCACGAGCGCGACGGCGATCCGGACACGGCGGCGCGGCTGTACGCCGAGGCTGCCCACAAGGCGCCCGACCTGGCCGAGCGCGACCATCTGACGCGTCAGGCCGCCCGCCTCAACTCCCGGCGTCGTACGGGCCGGTGA
- a CDS encoding response regulator transcription factor gives MTDATPVRVLIADDQAMVRGSFRVLVDHTPGMTAVGEAANGAEAVQLTRRERPDVVLMDVRMPVLDGIGATRQICSDPALSAACVLILTTFDLDEYVYAALRAGAAGFLLKDTPPADVLTAVGVVAAGEALLAPSVTRRLIAEFARRPEPARPPHRSLDGVTDREVQVLGLIARGLSNTEIAEHLHLSLATVKTHVGRLLAKLRARDRAQLVIVAYETGLVGDGRHGA, from the coding sequence ATGACCGACGCGACCCCGGTCCGGGTACTGATCGCCGACGACCAGGCGATGGTGCGCGGCAGCTTTCGGGTCCTCGTCGACCACACCCCCGGCATGACGGCCGTGGGCGAGGCCGCGAACGGAGCGGAGGCCGTCCAACTCACCCGCCGCGAACGGCCGGACGTCGTGCTGATGGACGTACGCATGCCGGTCCTCGACGGCATCGGGGCGACCCGGCAGATCTGCTCGGACCCGGCCCTGTCCGCCGCCTGCGTCCTCATCCTCACCACCTTCGACCTGGACGAGTACGTCTACGCCGCCCTGCGCGCCGGCGCCGCGGGCTTCCTGCTCAAGGACACCCCGCCCGCCGACGTCCTCACCGCCGTCGGCGTCGTCGCCGCGGGCGAGGCGCTGCTGGCGCCCTCGGTGACCCGCCGCCTGATCGCGGAGTTCGCCCGCCGTCCGGAGCCCGCCCGTCCGCCCCACCGCTCACTGGACGGGGTCACCGACCGGGAGGTGCAGGTGCTCGGACTGATCGCACGGGGTCTGTCCAACACGGAGATCGCGGAGCACCTCCACCTGAGCCTGGCCACGGTCAAGACCCACGTCGGCCGCCTGCTCGCCAAGCTGCGCGCACGCGACCGCGCCCAGCTCGTGATCGTCGCCTACGAGACCGGGCTGGTGGGCGACGGCCGGCACGGCGCGTGA
- a CDS encoding DUF305 domain-containing protein, with protein sequence MIRKRSLMRRTAVVASAGAAALVLAACGGSGDDDGSAGHGGHAAPASSSAPASASASASASASQGQHNAADVAFAKGMVPHHRQAVEMADLAPGRARSAEVKKLAADIRKAQDPEIRTLSGWLTSWGEDVPAEGAMDHSAHDMGGMTTAEEMTELENASGTAFDTAFMEMMIKHHEGAVDMAKTEQADGTYGPAKKVAGEIIDSQSAEIEQMNELLGRG encoded by the coding sequence ATGATCCGCAAGCGTTCCCTCATGCGCCGCACCGCCGTCGTCGCCTCCGCAGGCGCGGCAGCGCTGGTCCTGGCCGCCTGTGGCGGCAGCGGCGACGATGACGGCTCGGCCGGGCACGGCGGCCACGCCGCCCCCGCCTCCTCGTCCGCCCCGGCATCCGCGTCGGCATCCGCGTCGGCATCGGCATCGCAGGGGCAGCACAACGCTGCCGACGTCGCCTTCGCGAAGGGGATGGTCCCCCATCACCGCCAGGCCGTCGAGATGGCCGACCTCGCGCCCGGCCGGGCGCGGTCGGCCGAGGTGAAGAAGCTCGCCGCCGACATCAGGAAGGCCCAGGACCCGGAGATCAGGACGCTCTCCGGCTGGCTGACCTCCTGGGGCGAGGACGTGCCCGCCGAGGGTGCCATGGACCACTCCGCGCACGACATGGGCGGCATGACGACGGCCGAGGAGATGACCGAACTCGAGAACGCCTCGGGCACCGCGTTCGACACCGCCTTCATGGAGATGATGATCAAGCACCACGAAGGCGCGGTCGACATGGCGAAGACCGAGCAGGCCGACGGCACCTACGGACCGGCCAAGAAGGTGGCCGGCGAGATCATCGACTCGCAGAGCGCGGAGATCGAGCAGATGAACGAACTGCTCGGCAGGGGCTGA
- a CDS encoding MFS transporter, with product MTDRAVQRRRRALYLFFFLNGVAMSSWVTRTPDIRDRLGVSTAQMGLVLFGLSVGSMTGILCSGRLVSRFGTRPVTAVGTLSIVASVAVVGAGSALASAPLVTAGLCLFGVGAGAGEVAINVDGADVERITGRAVLPTLHGCFSLGTVVGALAGMAATAAAFPAHWHLLAVAVVAAGIFTYAIGAVPAGTGIRAALPASDSAGPSKPQVWRDRRLLLIGTVVLAMALAEGAANDWLPLLMVDGHGLDAAAGSLVYVGFAAAMTLGRFSGTFFLGRYSRATVLRASAVSGALGLCLVIFSDNTVVAAAAVLFWGLGASLGFPVALSAAGDSGPDETARVGLVATIGYIAFLVGPPTLGFLGDHYGLRPAMVVVLAFVALAAFAAPAAGTRDSRHRGAETRTPAELAAAARTAAENKRACP from the coding sequence TTGACAGACCGCGCTGTTCAGCGACGCCGCCGGGCGCTGTACCTCTTCTTCTTCCTCAACGGCGTCGCCATGTCCTCATGGGTCACGCGCACTCCGGACATCCGTGACCGTCTGGGCGTGTCCACGGCGCAGATGGGGCTGGTGCTGTTCGGCCTGTCCGTCGGCTCGATGACCGGCATCCTCTGCTCCGGCCGTTTGGTCTCGCGGTTCGGGACCAGGCCCGTGACGGCGGTCGGCACGCTGTCGATCGTCGCGAGCGTGGCCGTCGTCGGCGCGGGCAGCGCCCTCGCCTCCGCGCCACTGGTCACCGCGGGACTGTGTCTGTTCGGCGTGGGTGCCGGGGCGGGCGAGGTGGCGATCAATGTGGACGGCGCCGACGTGGAACGGATCACCGGCAGGGCGGTCCTGCCGACGCTGCACGGGTGCTTCAGCCTGGGCACCGTCGTCGGAGCCCTGGCCGGCATGGCGGCCACCGCCGCGGCGTTCCCCGCCCACTGGCACCTGCTGGCCGTGGCCGTGGTGGCGGCCGGGATCTTCACGTACGCCATCGGTGCCGTCCCCGCCGGGACCGGGATTCGTGCCGCACTGCCCGCTTCGGACTCCGCGGGCCCCTCGAAGCCGCAGGTGTGGAGGGACCGGCGGCTCCTGTTGATCGGGACCGTCGTCCTCGCCATGGCTCTCGCCGAGGGCGCCGCCAACGACTGGCTGCCGCTGCTCATGGTCGACGGCCACGGGCTCGACGCCGCCGCCGGCTCGCTCGTCTACGTGGGGTTCGCCGCGGCGATGACCCTGGGACGCTTCAGCGGCACGTTCTTCCTCGGTCGTTACAGCCGGGCGACCGTCCTGCGGGCCAGCGCCGTCTCCGGGGCCCTCGGTCTGTGCCTGGTCATCTTCTCCGACAACACCGTCGTGGCCGCGGCCGCCGTCCTGTTCTGGGGGCTGGGCGCGTCCCTGGGCTTCCCGGTGGCCCTCTCGGCGGCGGGCGACTCGGGGCCCGACGAGACCGCCCGTGTCGGCCTCGTGGCGACGATCGGCTACATCGCCTTCCTGGTGGGGCCGCCCACTCTCGGTTTCCTGGGCGATCACTACGGGCTGCGTCCGGCGATGGTCGTGGTGCTGGCCTTCGTCGCCCTGGCCGCCTTCGCCGCTCCCGCCGCCGGAACACGCGACTCCCGCCACCGCGGGGCCGAGACCCGCACCCCCGCCGAACTCGCCGCCGCCGCCCGCACCGCCGCCGAGAACAAGAGGGCCTGCCCGTGA
- a CDS encoding DUF6153 family protein — MTRSTRSSSRPAGRLFVLLVLAGVLGMHGLGPGATPLGQAGAGHEMVMTAADGVPHADGGCTHTDGGSSHLEHADGTCAAAGIGSAYTPPALAGALLNAPATPVPAAAFPGSPHDGRAPPDLSELQLLRI, encoded by the coding sequence GTGACCAGGAGCACCCGATCAAGCAGCCGTCCGGCCGGGCGGCTGTTCGTGCTGCTGGTGCTGGCCGGTGTGCTGGGCATGCACGGCCTCGGCCCCGGGGCGACGCCGCTGGGGCAAGCGGGTGCCGGTCACGAGATGGTGATGACCGCGGCCGACGGCGTTCCGCACGCGGACGGGGGATGTACGCACACGGACGGCGGATCGAGCCACCTCGAGCATGCCGACGGGACGTGTGCGGCGGCCGGCATCGGTTCGGCGTACACGCCGCCCGCGTTGGCCGGCGCCCTGCTGAACGCGCCCGCGACCCCCGTGCCCGCTGCGGCGTTCCCGGGGTCGCCGCACGACGGCCGGGCTCCGCCCGACCTCTCCGAGCTGCAGCTCCTACGGATATAG
- a CDS encoding sensor histidine kinase — protein sequence MRRKRQHHLHALDLGAALALTAVYTGFARLTADDGQPVYTGPFWLGCLLAAAVGLPIAVRRRWPLAVLGTVLAALATASLLDIPREPYAAAGLAAYLVGLAEPVRRSVPALAVTLPVACGAVYLGEAVVTPAEDARGAAGVAGLVLLVIAGSWGVGFTVRGRRAAVAGEQRRRAERARDEERLRIARELHDIVSHHLGMIAVKAGVAGHVAQDDPAQARDALKVIEETSRSALAEMRRTLGILRTDSAPLGPAPRLDRLDTLAAEARRAGVDVALTVRVGEDLAEGTQLTVYRIVQESLTNAIRHAAPTRCRVTVEADAGEIRIHVADEGPPPGSGRQTSEPPGGHGLMGIRERATMYGGSFEAGPRPEGGFAVSVRLPTEGNR from the coding sequence ATGAGGCGCAAGCGGCAGCACCATCTCCACGCCCTGGATCTCGGCGCGGCCCTGGCCCTGACCGCCGTGTACACGGGCTTCGCCCGGCTGACCGCCGACGACGGCCAACCCGTCTACACGGGACCCTTCTGGCTCGGCTGCCTCCTCGCCGCCGCGGTCGGTCTGCCGATCGCCGTGCGCCGCCGCTGGCCGCTGGCCGTCCTGGGCACCGTGCTGGCCGCGCTGGCCACGGCGTCGCTCCTCGACATCCCGCGTGAGCCGTACGCCGCCGCCGGGCTCGCCGCCTACCTGGTGGGACTCGCCGAGCCCGTCCGTCGGTCCGTGCCCGCACTCGCGGTGACGCTGCCGGTGGCGTGCGGCGCGGTGTACCTCGGCGAGGCGGTGGTCACTCCCGCCGAGGACGCCCGGGGCGCCGCCGGGGTGGCCGGCCTCGTGCTACTGGTGATCGCCGGCTCCTGGGGCGTGGGGTTCACCGTGCGCGGTCGCCGGGCCGCGGTCGCCGGGGAACAGCGGCGCCGGGCGGAGCGGGCACGGGACGAGGAACGCCTGCGGATCGCCCGCGAGCTGCACGACATCGTCTCGCACCACCTCGGCATGATCGCCGTCAAGGCGGGCGTCGCCGGGCACGTGGCGCAGGACGACCCGGCACAGGCGCGGGACGCCCTCAAGGTCATAGAGGAGACCAGCCGTTCGGCGTTGGCCGAGATGCGGCGCACCCTCGGCATACTGCGGACCGACAGCGCACCCCTGGGGCCCGCCCCGCGCCTGGACCGCCTCGACACACTGGCGGCGGAGGCGCGCCGGGCGGGCGTGGACGTCGCCCTGACGGTCCGCGTCGGGGAGGACCTGGCCGAGGGGACCCAGCTGACCGTCTACCGGATCGTCCAGGAGTCCCTCACCAACGCGATCCGGCACGCCGCCCCGACCCGCTGCCGGGTCACGGTGGAGGCGGACGCAGGGGAGATCCGCATCCACGTCGCGGACGAGGGACCCCCGCCGGGATCCGGGCGGCAGACCAGCGAACCGCCGGGCGGACACGGGCTCATGGGCATACGCGAACGGGCGACGATGTACGGCGGCAGCTTCGAGGCGGGCCCCCGGCCGGAGGGCGGCTTCGCGGTGTCCGTCCGCCTGCCCACGGAAGGGAACCGATGA
- a CDS encoding TetR family transcriptional regulator: MTGSTRGPNDPLRRERILDAALDVIAEHGAIKVTFRKIAEAAGVPLGSLTYYFDDMQHLLTDAFTRLAETVSMRYGALLEAARTRQEAEEAVVEIICGKVWGTNRNLLLSYELYAFATRHPEVRAVMRSWMRASRDSLARHFDPLTARALDALIEGFSIHNSVDLSPTARGDVAAVVSAVVDRHQ, translated from the coding sequence ATGACCGGCAGTACCCGCGGCCCCAACGACCCCCTGCGCCGCGAACGCATTCTCGACGCCGCGCTCGACGTCATCGCCGAGCACGGCGCGATCAAGGTGACCTTCCGCAAGATCGCCGAAGCGGCGGGTGTACCGCTGGGGTCACTGACCTACTACTTCGACGACATGCAGCACCTGCTGACCGACGCCTTCACCCGGCTCGCCGAGACAGTCTCCATGCGCTACGGCGCCCTCCTGGAGGCCGCACGAACCCGCCAGGAGGCCGAGGAAGCGGTCGTCGAGATCATCTGCGGCAAGGTCTGGGGCACCAACCGCAACCTCCTGCTCAGCTACGAGCTCTACGCCTTCGCCACCCGCCATCCCGAGGTGCGCGCCGTCATGCGCTCCTGGATGCGAGCCAGCCGGGACTCCCTGGCCAGGCACTTCGACCCGCTCACCGCACGCGCCCTCGACGCCCTGATCGAAGGCTTCTCCATTCACAACTCCGTCGACCTGAGCCCCACCGCCCGCGGGGACGTCGCCGCCGTCGTCAGCGCCGTCGTCGACCGGCACCAGTGA